CGCCATCACTCCAATCGGCATCACAGGTCCAGCGTGCTTTCCGCGAACAGTTCTTCGATTTTCATCTTCTTCGTCGTCAGTTTTTGCTCGAAAGAAAACTCGATCAACGTCTCCAGCAGCTTGCGATTGGCTTTGATGCCGTACGGATACGGGTCACGGCCGAAGATTTCTTGGGTCTGGTGTAGATATTCTTTGCCAAAGAAGAGCGCTGACGGGATGCTCTCTTCCAATCTGGCGTTGAAGTGTTCTTTAGCTTTGACGAAGCCGCTATAGAGATTGAATGCGACCCAGGGATATTTACGGTAGATATCGCCGCGGATGGTGTAAGCGTGATTGACGGGTAGAAAACCCCACTTGTTGAAGAAGCGTTTGCCCTCGGCAATCCTATCAATAAAAAGCATCTTCACTTTGCTCCAGTCGCCCTCCGCGCCGGTGATCTTGTGCGAGCGGCCGAGCTGGCTGGGGGAGTTTTTCCATGGGCTGTTGATCGCCGCGACGTCCAGCTCGTGGTGCACCAGCATCGATGCCAAGCTTTTCTCAGGGGGCACACGATGAAACGCAATGTTCTTCGGTGGCGTGAATCCGGTGACGCCGCCGTGGCTCATCTCCTCGGTGCGCTCCATGTACCAATCAAGCTTGTGCTGCGACACGCCGAAATCATGTTCGAGAATGC
This region of Deltaproteobacteria bacterium genomic DNA includes:
- a CDS encoding phosphate/phosphite/phosphonate ABC transporter substrate-binding protein codes for the protein MATLKLGIISAYNERVEPLMRGIVKAEGIEFEPTYSHPSETFLRQLRDLEFPVGEMSMSSYLIGRERGLDMIALPVFPSRRLFHTELSVHTDSGITKPQDIVGKRIGVSEYQQTAALWQRGILEHDFGVSQHKLDWYMERTEEMSHGGVTGFTPPKNIAFHRVPPEKSLASMLVHHELDVAAINSPWKNSPSQLGRSHKITGAEGDWSKVKMLFIDRIAEGKRFFNKWGFLPVNHAYTIRGDIYRKYPWVAFNLYSGFVKAKEHFNARLEESIPSALFFGKEYLHQTQEIFGRDPYPYGIKANRKLLETLIEFSFEQKLTTKKMKIEELFAESTLDL